The Neurospora crassa OR74A linkage group IV, whole genome shotgun sequence genome has a segment encoding these proteins:
- a CDS encoding mitochondrial carrier protein, whose product MLMHSLDTVKTRQQGDPHIPPRYTSLGSSYYTIFRQEGIRRGLYGGWLPALLGSFPGTVLFFGTYEYSKRHMLDYGVQPHVAYLLSGFLGDFAASVVYVPSEVLKTRLQLQGRYNNPYFASGYNYKGMTDAARTIVRREGFSALFHGYKATLYRDMPFSALQFMFYEQAQSWAHKWMGSRDIGWQLELLTGAAAGGLAGSITCPLDVVKTRLQTQVVPDPTAPAIGTSSATTQASTKDGTIKPTGTTESSTQKLQKRLISTSSPSTHTPRPGAVTLDTSSVFTGLRIIYQTEGIAGWFRGVGPRAVWTSIQSGCMLFLYQAILRQLETRMPGEQERTEVA is encoded by the exons ATGCTCATGCACTCGCTCGACACGGTAAAAACTCGACAACAAGGCGACCCGCACATTCCGCCGAGATACACCTCGCTGGGCTCATCATACTACACAATCTTCCGACAAGAAGGCATTCGACGGGGCCTCTACGGCGGCTGGCTCCCCGCCCTTTTGGGGTCATTTCCTGGAACTGTCTTGTTCTTTGGCACCTACGAATATAGCAAGCGGCACATGCTGGACTATGGTGTTCAGCCCCATGTCGCCTACCTGCTCAGCG GGTTCCTCGGCGACTTTGCCGCGTCTGTTGTCTACGTACCCTCGGAAGTTCTCAAGACCCGGCTTCAACTTCAAGGCCGCTACAACAATCCTTACTTCGCATCCGGATACAACTACAAGGGCATGACCGATGCCGCCAGGACTATTGTTCGTAGAGAAGGATTCTCGGCCCTCTTCCACGGGTACAAAGCGACTCTTTATCGGGACATGCCCTTTTCCGCCCTGCAGTTCATGTTCTACGAGCAGGCTCAAAGCTGGGCGCACAAGTGGATGGGAAGCCGCGACATTGGGTGGCAGCTGGAACTGTTGACGGGTGCTGCGGCGGGAGGTCTCGCTGGTTCTATTACGTGCCCACTCGATGTTGTCAAGACCAGACTTCAGACCCAGGTCGTTCCGGATCCCACAGCACCGGCGATCGGTACCAGCTCAGCGACAACGCAAGCGTCCACGAAGGACGGAACCATCAAGCCGACCGGCACCACGGAAAGCTCAACACAAAAGCTTCAGAAAAGACTAATATCAACATCGTCACCATCAACTCACACGCCACGACCGGGAGCCGTTACCCTGGACACGTCTTCGGTATTCACGGGGTTGAGGATAATATACCAGACAGAGGGCATTGCCGGATGGTTTAGAGGCGTCGGGCCCCGTGCAGTCTGGACCAGCAT